A genomic region of Paenibacillus sp. PL2-23 contains the following coding sequences:
- the phnC gene encoding phosphonate ABC transporter ATP-binding protein, producing MALLQVKGLKKVYADGTVGLSGIDFEVKAGEFIAVIGPSGAGKSTLLRCLNQMVEPTEGSIAFQGVQTIGSGRRKLRNIRREMSMIFQGFNLVERVSVLTNVLHGRLGYMSSWRGALGLFLKDDVAEAKRLLERVGLKEQTHKRADELSGGQQQRVGIARALAQKPKLILADEPIASLDPAASETVMSSLHRFCSEDGIACLCNLHQVDMAKKYASRIIGIHKGKKVFDGTPDQLTDEMIGMIYNQQPAEPASEGDEELARKETA from the coding sequence ATGGCATTGCTGCAGGTGAAAGGCTTGAAGAAGGTGTATGCGGACGGAACGGTAGGGCTCTCCGGTATTGATTTCGAGGTGAAGGCAGGCGAATTCATCGCGGTGATTGGGCCGAGCGGAGCGGGGAAGAGCACGCTGCTGAGATGCTTGAACCAAATGGTGGAGCCAACGGAAGGCAGTATTGCCTTCCAAGGGGTGCAGACGATTGGATCGGGCAGACGCAAGCTCCGGAATATCCGCCGGGAAATGAGCATGATCTTCCAAGGCTTTAATCTGGTTGAGCGCGTGTCCGTGCTGACCAACGTTCTCCATGGCCGATTGGGTTATATGAGCAGCTGGCGCGGCGCGCTGGGGCTGTTCTTGAAGGATGACGTAGCGGAAGCCAAGCGGCTGCTGGAGCGGGTCGGGCTGAAGGAGCAGACCCATAAGCGGGCGGACGAGCTCAGCGGAGGCCAGCAGCAGCGCGTTGGCATCGCCAGGGCGCTTGCGCAGAAGCCGAAGCTGATTCTGGCCGACGAGCCAATCGCGAGTCTCGATCCCGCTGCCTCCGAGACCGTAATGAGCAGCCTGCACCGTTTCTGCTCGGAGGACGGTATTGCGTGCCTGTGCAACCTGCATCAGGTGGATATGGCCAAGAAATATGCCTCGCGCATTATCGGCATTCACAAGGGCAAGAAGGTGTTCGACGGCACGCCTGATCAGCTGACGGACGAGATGATTGGCATGATCTACAACCAGCAGCCGGCCGAGCCTGCGAGCGAGGGCGACGAGGAGCTGGCGCGGAAGGAGACGGCATAA
- the phnE gene encoding phosphonate ABC transporter, permease protein PhnE, whose product MSSEQLQSIKRTKRNQLILILALIIGLSVWSALGTNFSLPALWGGFGDGASFLFVDLMPPDLSGLPDLIGPALDTIYMSFVAMFIGSIIAGGLSIFAAATTSPHPVLQVALRAFSAMFRNIPVIIWTILLVASFGLGNLVGTLSLLIVSIGMLVRCFAESLEEIDMGQVEALRAAGAGYWQVIGQAVLPQFLPSFIGWSLYNLEINVRASTIVGMVGGGGLGFAIQSGIKLFQYKDVSMAVILVLVIVLATEMLTNSIRRRII is encoded by the coding sequence ATGAGCTCGGAACAGCTTCAGAGCATCAAGCGTACAAAACGGAATCAGCTCATTCTTATTCTGGCTCTCATTATCGGGCTGTCGGTCTGGTCGGCGCTCGGGACGAACTTCAGTCTGCCGGCCCTGTGGGGAGGCTTCGGCGACGGAGCGAGCTTTCTGTTCGTCGATCTGATGCCGCCAGACCTCTCCGGCTTGCCTGATCTCATCGGGCCGGCGCTCGACACGATCTATATGAGCTTCGTAGCCATGTTCATAGGCTCCATTATTGCGGGTGGGCTTTCGATCTTCGCGGCTGCTACGACATCTCCGCATCCCGTTCTGCAGGTAGCGCTTCGTGCGTTTTCGGCCATGTTCCGGAACATTCCGGTCATCATCTGGACGATTCTATTGGTCGCGTCATTCGGTCTTGGCAATCTGGTGGGCACCTTGTCTCTCCTAATTGTGTCCATTGGCATGCTGGTTCGCTGCTTCGCGGAGTCGCTTGAGGAGATCGACATGGGACAGGTCGAAGCGCTGCGCGCAGCGGGCGCCGGCTATTGGCAGGTCATCGGGCAGGCGGTCTTGCCGCAATTCCTGCCAAGCTTCATCGGCTGGTCGCTCTATAATCTCGAGATTAACGTACGGGCGTCGACGATTGTCGGCATGGTCGGAGGCGGGGGTCTGGGCTTCGCCATTCAATCCGGCATTAAGCTGTTCCAATACAAGGATGTCAGTATGGCGGTTATTCTGGTGCTCGTCATCGTGCTGGCGACAGAAATGCTGACCAATTCCATCCGAAGGAGGATCATCTAA
- the phnE gene encoding phosphonate ABC transporter, permease protein PhnE, translated as MAVHPTTMPANRQPEEQPASAPATGGSRRMLVGYGLIAVAFFVFSLIQLKLDYSRLLSGAIKFTKTVELMFPPDASQWQHVLSAAVESIQVAILGTVLSIVISFFLAFLAADNTTPHPIVSWLVRSAASLLRAIPTLIWALIFIVAVGMGPLPGVLAITVGAAGSLVKVFAQSLEEVDEGVIEALRSTGASWLQIILQGVLPCALSALLAWCVMRFEGDLAESTILGAVGAGGIGFELSHAMRSYRFDQALFVGFVIFVMVFTVEIISNRLKLRMRKRA; from the coding sequence ATGGCCGTCCATCCAACAACTATGCCTGCAAATCGGCAGCCAGAAGAACAGCCGGCTTCGGCACCGGCCACCGGCGGCAGCCGCCGTATGCTGGTGGGGTACGGTCTCATCGCCGTCGCCTTCTTCGTCTTCAGCTTGATTCAGCTGAAGCTGGACTACTCCCGCCTGCTGTCAGGGGCCATAAAATTCACGAAGACCGTCGAACTGATGTTCCCGCCGGACGCTTCGCAATGGCAGCATGTGCTAAGCGCGGCTGTGGAATCCATTCAGGTAGCGATTCTGGGGACGGTGCTGTCCATTGTGATCTCCTTTTTCCTGGCGTTCCTGGCGGCAGACAATACGACGCCGCATCCAATCGTCAGCTGGCTTGTCCGCAGCGCCGCTTCTCTGCTGCGGGCGATCCCGACGCTGATCTGGGCGCTCATCTTCATCGTAGCGGTCGGCATGGGACCGCTTCCCGGCGTGCTGGCCATTACGGTCGGTGCAGCGGGCAGTCTGGTGAAGGTGTTCGCTCAGTCGCTGGAGGAAGTGGATGAAGGCGTGATTGAGGCGCTTCGCTCGACGGGCGCAAGCTGGCTGCAGATCATCCTTCAGGGCGTCCTGCCTTGCGCGTTGTCCGCGCTGCTTGCCTGGTGTGTCATGCGGTTCGAAGGGGACTTGGCGGAGTCGACGATTCTAGGTGCAGTTGGAGCGGGCGGGATTGGCTTCGAGCTGTCTCACGCCATGCGCAGCTATCGGTTCGATCAGGCGTTATTTGTCGGCTTTGTGATATTCGTGATGGTATTCACGGTGGAGATCATATCCAACCGGCTGAAGCTGCGCATGCGCAAACGGGCGTAG
- a CDS encoding tyrosine-protein phosphatase has protein sequence MMNLQEQTSPSEALGIHTVILERLDKDQLRLSWFPPAAVGKAAVYRSDSPGFREQEAHLVAVVTQAQQLTFADPKPGSRGYYFVTFEDDRTFAVAERILPLQGAFNFRDMGGYPSADGRSVKWGKLFRSADLSRLTEADLSYLTSLQLTWICDLRSDGELAISPSPPIGSALNEQLSFLAAANPEELMSGQTISMDMLAHMNRAMVANTALTADYFRRLLQRNGAPTLFHCAAGKDRTGFIASVLLQALGVNRDTILEDYALTNHFSERFKTSMVGSAQAEAHAAMLARLPVEVIEALVAARPEYLAASFEEMDARYGSFEGFWQHGLGLSEEELERLRDYYLE, from the coding sequence ATGATGAATCTACAAGAGCAGACATCCCCAAGCGAGGCGCTGGGCATTCATACGGTTATATTGGAGAGGCTGGACAAGGATCAGCTGAGGTTGTCTTGGTTTCCGCCGGCTGCGGTGGGCAAGGCGGCTGTATATCGCAGCGACTCCCCGGGCTTCCGGGAACAGGAGGCGCATCTCGTGGCGGTCGTGACGCAGGCTCAGCAGCTTACGTTCGCGGACCCGAAGCCAGGCAGTCGAGGCTATTATTTCGTGACGTTCGAGGATGATAGAACGTTTGCGGTGGCCGAGCGAATTCTGCCGCTTCAGGGCGCGTTCAACTTCCGAGACATGGGCGGATATCCGTCGGCGGACGGGCGTTCCGTGAAGTGGGGCAAGCTGTTCCGCTCCGCAGACTTGTCGCGCTTAACGGAAGCCGATCTCTCCTATCTGACTTCGCTCCAGCTGACATGGATATGCGATTTGCGTTCGGACGGGGAACTGGCGATCAGCCCTAGTCCGCCTATCGGCTCTGCGCTGAATGAGCAGCTGAGCTTCCTGGCTGCGGCTAATCCGGAGGAGCTGATGTCGGGCCAGACGATCAGCATGGATATGCTGGCGCACATGAATCGCGCTATGGTAGCCAATACGGCTCTGACGGCGGACTACTTCCGCAGGCTGCTGCAGCGCAATGGCGCTCCAACCCTGTTCCATTGCGCCGCTGGCAAGGATCGTACCGGCTTTATCGCCTCGGTCCTGCTCCAAGCGCTGGGTGTGAACCGCGATACGATATTGGAGGATTACGCTTTAACGAATCATTTCTCGGAGCGCTTCAAGACGTCTATGGTTGGCAGCGCGCAAGCAGAAGCGCATGCTGCGATGCTTGCCCGTTTGCCTGTTGAAGTGATTGAAGCCCTTGTGGCGGCTCGACCAGAATATTTGGCGGCTTCCTTCGAGGAGATGGATGCGCGCTATGGCAGCTTTGAAGGCTTCTGGCAGCATGGGCTGGGCTTAAGCGAGGAGGAGCTGGAGCGGCTGCGCGACTATTATTTGGAATAA
- a CDS encoding DNA-deoxyinosine glycosylase — protein MSRIYSFPPIVDERSRVLIAGTAPSVKSLQHGQFYGHPHNYFWRVIYGLFQHPVPGQEGYPPPDPDYEQRIRFAREHRLALWDVIASCEREGSLDVNIKGEVPNDIPGLLSEYPGIRCIAFNGSKACDTFRRAFGNHASLEGIALLRMPSTSPIPTRNMRSLEDRLAVWRQLVPYAKGE, from the coding sequence ATGTCGCGCATTTATTCCTTCCCGCCTATTGTCGATGAGCGTTCACGTGTACTGATCGCAGGCACGGCGCCCAGCGTGAAGTCGCTCCAGCATGGGCAGTTCTATGGCCATCCACATAATTATTTTTGGCGAGTGATCTACGGTTTGTTCCAGCACCCAGTGCCAGGGCAGGAGGGGTATCCGCCGCCGGATCCGGACTATGAGCAGCGCATTCGATTCGCTCGGGAGCATCGGCTGGCGTTATGGGATGTCATCGCTTCCTGTGAGAGGGAAGGCAGTCTTGACGTGAACATTAAGGGAGAGGTGCCGAACGATATTCCTGGCTTGCTGTCGGAATACCCTGGCATTCGATGCATCGCGTTTAATGGAAGCAAGGCCTGCGACACGTTCCGCAGAGCTTTCGGCAACCACGCCAGCCTGGAGGGCATCGCCTTGCTGCGCATGCCGTCCACAAGTCCAATTCCCACTAGGAATATGCGCAGCCTGGAGGATCGGCTGGCTGTCTGGCGGCAGCTGGTGCCGTACGCCAAAGGGGAATGA
- a CDS encoding DUF1934 domain-containing protein — protein sequence MNDSGKAIIIIESKANGEKSTHKHQGEWFRKERSLYIRYAESEETRALVRYSPGELYIKRSGGVQSEQHFIPGQARQGTYRSALTTFELETRTRSLTLQAKAPGDSGAVLPSRPPFTLEWRYELYVSEQMSGRFHIRLHIQEDHQL from the coding sequence ATGAACGACAGCGGCAAGGCAATCATTATCATTGAGAGCAAGGCGAACGGAGAGAAGTCGACCCATAAGCATCAAGGCGAGTGGTTCCGCAAGGAGCGATCGCTGTATATCCGGTATGCGGAGAGCGAGGAGACGAGGGCGCTTGTCCGGTATTCGCCGGGAGAGCTCTATATCAAGCGGAGCGGCGGCGTACAGTCGGAGCAGCATTTCATCCCCGGGCAGGCCCGACAAGGCACCTACCGCTCTGCGCTGACGACCTTCGAGCTGGAGACGCGAACCAGATCGCTGACGCTCCAAGCCAAGGCGCCGGGCGATAGCGGGGCAGTGCTGCCGTCGAGACCGCCCTTCACACTGGAATGGCGGTATGAGCTGTACGTAAGCGAGCAAATGTCGGGGCGGTTCCATATCCGCCTCCATATACAGGAGGATCATCAATTATGA
- the argS gene encoding arginine--tRNA ligase, with translation MSVNGNVLDKLYEQVKAAIADAAVAAGLAAREELPAFALEVPKDKSHGDLATNAAMQLTKLAKKNPRQIAEAIIANLDKAGASIQSADIAGPGFINFRLDKSYLYPIVTQALEAGDDYGRVGAGEGKRVQVEFVSANPTGSLHLGHARGAAVGDSLCNVLDFAGYEVTREYYINDAGKQVENLALSLEARYRQALGQEAEMPEDGYYGEDIINFAKGLAEEQGDKLLSLSHEERFSYFRSFGLEKELEKIKRDLGRFRVGFDVWYSETSLYESGQVEQGLEALKASGHVYEEEGATWLSTVPFGDDKNRVLVKNDGSYTYLTPDIAYHRDKYARGFDRMINIWGADHHGYIPRVKAAMAALGNDHEKLTVLIAQMVSLYQNGEKMKMSKRTGKAVTMEDLMDEVGVDAIRYFFSMRSMDSHLDFDMDLAISTSNENPVFYVQYAHARICSIYRQAEEQGIAIPDFGSVPLGKLNTEAEYDLIRKVGELPQEIAEAAAQYAPHRLIRYVYELAAELHSYYRAERVITEDTEQTTARLALLGAVRVAIANVLRLIGVSAPERM, from the coding sequence ATGAGCGTGAATGGCAATGTATTGGACAAGCTGTATGAGCAAGTGAAAGCGGCGATCGCGGACGCGGCCGTAGCTGCGGGTTTGGCGGCGAGAGAGGAGCTGCCGGCGTTCGCGCTGGAGGTGCCGAAGGACAAGTCCCATGGCGATCTCGCGACGAACGCGGCCATGCAGCTGACGAAGCTGGCGAAGAAGAATCCGCGCCAGATTGCGGAGGCGATCATCGCCAACCTGGATAAGGCGGGAGCTTCTATCCAATCCGCGGACATCGCGGGCCCGGGCTTTATCAATTTCCGGCTGGACAAGAGCTATCTGTATCCCATCGTTACTCAAGCGCTGGAGGCCGGTGACGATTATGGGCGAGTGGGCGCCGGCGAAGGCAAGCGTGTGCAAGTGGAGTTCGTCAGCGCCAACCCGACAGGCAGCCTGCATCTGGGCCATGCGCGGGGAGCGGCTGTAGGCGATTCTCTCTGCAATGTACTGGACTTTGCGGGTTATGAGGTGACTCGCGAATATTATATTAACGACGCCGGCAAGCAGGTCGAGAACCTGGCCTTGTCTCTGGAGGCGCGCTACCGCCAGGCACTTGGCCAGGAAGCCGAGATGCCGGAGGACGGCTACTACGGCGAGGATATTATCAATTTTGCCAAGGGGCTTGCGGAGGAGCAGGGCGACAAGCTGCTCAGCCTGTCCCACGAAGAACGGTTCTCGTATTTCCGCAGCTTCGGACTGGAGAAGGAGCTGGAGAAGATCAAGCGCGACCTGGGCCGGTTCCGCGTGGGCTTCGACGTCTGGTACAGCGAGACGTCTCTCTACGAGAGCGGACAGGTCGAGCAAGGGCTGGAGGCGCTGAAGGCTTCCGGCCATGTGTATGAGGAAGAGGGCGCAACATGGCTGTCGACCGTTCCGTTCGGCGACGACAAGAACCGCGTCCTGGTGAAGAATGACGGCTCGTACACCTATCTGACCCCGGACATTGCGTACCATCGGGACAAATACGCCAGGGGCTTCGACCGGATGATCAACATCTGGGGCGCCGATCACCATGGCTACATTCCGCGCGTGAAGGCGGCAATGGCGGCACTTGGCAACGATCACGAGAAGCTGACAGTGCTGATCGCCCAGATGGTCAGCCTGTACCAGAACGGCGAGAAGATGAAGATGTCCAAGCGTACGGGCAAAGCGGTGACGATGGAGGACCTGATGGACGAGGTCGGCGTCGACGCGATCCGCTATTTCTTCTCCATGAGAAGCATGGATTCGCATCTCGACTTCGACATGGATCTGGCGATCTCGACGTCCAACGAAAATCCGGTGTTCTATGTGCAATATGCCCATGCCCGCATCTGCAGCATCTACAGACAGGCGGAGGAGCAGGGGATCGCAATACCGGACTTCGGCTCTGTGCCGCTGGGCAAGCTGAACACGGAGGCGGAATACGATCTGATCCGCAAGGTTGGCGAGCTGCCGCAGGAGATAGCGGAGGCCGCCGCGCAATACGCGCCGCATCGCCTCATCCGCTATGTATATGAGCTTGCGGCCGAGCTGCACAGCTACTACCGCGCGGAGCGCGTCATTACGGAAGATACGGAGCAGACCACGGCAAGGCTCGCGCTGTTGGGAGCCGTACGCGTCGCCATCGCGAACGTGCTTCGCCTGATCGGCGTATCGGCGCCGGAGCGTATGTAA
- a CDS encoding S8 family peptidase has protein sequence MDTAALIRWLQQAMSRNDVSRDKRIIRFQNSGDYRRFLQKLKLASSKASVLKSIRPLPIIQGVACMLGSDVRLPDGLSGRTWMEKDCRISVSPSSHKSPAIDNGIPWGVQQIKAPHVWSITTGHRVKVGVIDTGVDFGHPDLRHSLVRGINLLNRSKMPYDDNGHGTHIAGTIAAANQMQGMIGVAPRALIAPVKAFDHNGSAFVSDIILGIEWCVRNGIDVINMSFGMKTRSKALLGAVTNAYNSGVIIVASSGNDGKLRSVDYPARYPQTISVGATNRLRRVAPFSNRGAYIDVYAPGDKIMSAWLRGNYNEMSGTSMATSHVSGAIALLLSLKPGLSPGDIKAIMKRSMQPLRNSKTRRVGELDVLRMLQAAERL, from the coding sequence GTGGATACCGCCGCATTAATTCGATGGTTACAGCAAGCGATGTCAAGAAACGACGTTTCCAGGGACAAAAGAATTATCCGATTCCAGAACAGCGGCGACTATCGCCGCTTCCTTCAGAAGCTGAAGCTAGCCTCCTCCAAAGCCTCCGTCCTGAAGTCCATCAGGCCCCTGCCGATTATTCAAGGCGTTGCCTGCATGCTGGGGTCCGACGTAAGGCTGCCGGACGGGTTGTCAGGGCGCACCTGGATGGAGAAGGACTGTAGAATCAGCGTCAGCCCTTCCAGCCACAAATCACCCGCCATCGACAACGGTATTCCTTGGGGCGTACAGCAGATTAAAGCGCCTCATGTATGGAGCATCACAACGGGCCACCGGGTCAAGGTTGGCGTCATCGACACTGGTGTCGACTTCGGCCACCCCGATCTCCGCCATTCTCTGGTCCGCGGCATCAACCTGCTCAATCGGAGCAAAATGCCTTACGACGACAACGGACACGGCACGCATATCGCCGGCACCATCGCCGCCGCCAATCAGATGCAGGGCATGATCGGCGTGGCGCCCAGAGCGCTGATCGCTCCCGTCAAGGCCTTCGACCACAACGGCAGCGCGTTCGTCTCCGATATTATTCTCGGCATCGAATGGTGCGTAAGGAACGGCATCGACGTCATTAATATGAGCTTTGGCATGAAAACAAGAAGCAAGGCGCTGCTCGGCGCCGTTACGAACGCCTACAACTCCGGCGTCATCATTGTCGCTTCGTCCGGCAATGACGGCAAGCTGCGCTCCGTCGATTATCCTGCTCGTTATCCGCAGACAATCTCCGTCGGCGCAACCAACAGGCTGCGGCGCGTTGCCCCGTTCAGCAACCGCGGCGCCTATATCGACGTCTACGCGCCCGGCGACAAGATCATGTCTGCCTGGCTGCGCGGCAACTACAACGAGATGAGCGGCACCTCTATGGCCACCTCGCACGTGAGCGGCGCGATTGCGCTTCTGCTCTCCCTCAAGCCGGGTCTGTCGCCCGGCGATATCAAAGCGATCATGAAACGTTCCATGCAGCCGCTTCGCAACAGCAAGACCCGCCGCGTCGGGGAGCTGGATGTGCTGCGCATGCTTCAAGCCGCCGAGCGATTATAG
- the rpoE gene encoding DNA-directed RNA polymerase subunit delta: MSGSNYVLKLDPERVKEMPMVDLAFEVLKAANTPYYYRDLMMEIAKIRGLSEDGIKQFIAQVYTEINIDGRFACVGSNMWGLKRWYPVERSEDPVGNAKRTRIINDDDDLEDDDLFSDEEDDSYASDDEDFDAYDEDHEDFEDAEEDAEVDEDVEMEDEEIDEEVDDEDLDSDSEEDEEEDSFDDEEEDDR; encoded by the coding sequence ATGAGCGGCAGCAATTACGTACTGAAGCTGGATCCCGAGCGCGTGAAGGAAATGCCTATGGTCGACTTGGCGTTCGAGGTTCTGAAAGCGGCCAATACGCCTTACTACTACCGTGATCTCATGATGGAGATCGCTAAGATACGCGGTCTGTCCGAGGACGGCATTAAGCAATTCATCGCGCAGGTGTACACCGAGATCAATATCGACGGCCGGTTCGCCTGTGTCGGCAGCAACATGTGGGGACTGAAGCGCTGGTATCCGGTTGAGCGCTCCGAGGATCCTGTCGGCAACGCGAAGCGTACGCGCATCATCAATGACGATGACGATCTTGAGGATGACGATCTGTTCTCGGATGAGGAAGATGACAGCTACGCGTCAGACGATGAGGATTTCGACGCATACGATGAAGACCACGAGGACTTCGAGGATGCGGAAGAGGATGCCGAGGTCGACGAAGACGTGGAGATGGAGGACGAAGAGATCGACGAGGAAGTTGACGATGAGGATCTGGATTCCGACTCCGAAGAGGACGAGGAAGAGGATTCATTCGACGACGAAGAGGAAGACGATCGTTAG
- a CDS encoding CTP synthase has translation MTKYIFVTGGVVSSLGKGITAASLGRLLKNRGLKVTIQKFDPYINVDPGTMSPYQHGEVFVTDDGAETDLDLGHYERFIDINLSKNSNVTTGKIYSNVITKERRGDYLGGTVQVIPHITNEIKDRVFRAGREHGSDVVITEIGGTVGDIESLPFLEAIRQIKSDIGRDNVMYIHVTLIPYIKAAGEVKTKPTQHSVKELRSIGIQPNVIVCRTEYPLAEDMKRKIGLFCDIDANAVIECRDASTLYEVPLMLREQGLDEIVVSHLKLTTDQPDMAEWESLVKRVKSLHKTTEIAIVGKYVALHDAYLSIVESLGHAGIALDSEIKLRWVDAEMLTDANVGDELQGVHGILVPGGFGDRGIEGKISAIRYARESNVPFFGICLGMQVAVIEFARNVVGLAGANSSEINSSTPYPVIDLLPDQKDIEDLGGTMRLGLYPCKIVPETVAAREYGDELVYERHRHRYEFNNEYREAIESAGLRISGTSPDGRLVEMVELASHPWFLAVQFHPEFTSRPNRPQPLFQGFVHAALAYSER, from the coding sequence GTGACCAAATATATCTTTGTAACCGGCGGCGTAGTATCATCCTTGGGCAAAGGGATTACGGCGGCTTCGCTAGGCAGATTGCTGAAGAACAGAGGACTGAAGGTAACGATTCAGAAGTTCGATCCCTACATTAACGTCGACCCAGGCACGATGAGCCCTTATCAGCATGGGGAAGTATTCGTAACGGACGACGGAGCGGAGACGGATCTGGACCTGGGCCACTACGAGCGCTTCATTGACATCAACCTGTCCAAGAACAGCAATGTCACCACGGGCAAAATCTACTCCAACGTCATTACCAAGGAACGCCGCGGCGATTATTTGGGCGGTACGGTGCAGGTCATCCCTCATATCACGAACGAAATCAAGGACCGTGTATTCCGCGCGGGACGCGAGCACGGCTCTGATGTTGTCATTACGGAAATCGGCGGCACGGTAGGCGATATCGAAAGCTTGCCTTTCCTTGAGGCGATCCGTCAGATCAAAAGCGATATTGGCCGCGACAACGTCATGTACATTCATGTTACGCTGATTCCTTATATCAAGGCAGCCGGCGAGGTGAAGACGAAGCCGACTCAGCATAGCGTGAAGGAGCTTCGCAGCATCGGCATTCAGCCCAATGTTATCGTATGCCGGACGGAGTATCCGCTGGCCGAGGACATGAAGCGCAAGATCGGACTGTTCTGCGATATCGACGCGAACGCGGTTATCGAGTGCCGCGACGCTTCTACTCTGTATGAGGTTCCGCTGATGCTGAGAGAGCAGGGGCTCGACGAGATTGTTGTCAGCCATCTGAAGCTGACAACGGATCAGCCGGATATGGCGGAGTGGGAAAGCCTTGTGAAGCGCGTCAAATCGCTGCACAAGACAACGGAAATTGCCATCGTCGGCAAATATGTGGCGCTGCATGATGCTTACCTCAGCATCGTGGAATCGCTTGGACACGCAGGCATCGCGCTTGATTCCGAGATCAAGCTCCGCTGGGTTGACGCCGAGATGCTGACAGATGCCAATGTAGGGGACGAGCTGCAGGGCGTTCACGGCATTCTGGTGCCGGGCGGCTTCGGCGATCGCGGCATCGAAGGCAAGATCAGCGCGATTCGTTACGCTCGCGAGAGCAATGTGCCGTTCTTCGGCATTTGCTTAGGGATGCAGGTAGCTGTTATTGAATTTGCACGCAACGTGGTGGGTCTGGCCGGCGCCAACAGCTCGGAGATCAATTCCTCTACGCCGTATCCTGTTATCGACCTGCTTCCGGATCAGAAGGATATCGAGGATCTGGGCGGTACGATGCGTCTGGGCTTGTACCCTTGCAAGATCGTGCCGGAAACGGTTGCGGCTCGTGAATACGGGGATGAGCTGGTGTATGAGCGCCACCGTCACCGGTACGAGTTCAACAATGAATATAGAGAAGCGATTGAATCTGCAGGCCTGCGCATTTCCGGAACCTCGCCGGATGGCCGTCTTGTAGAGATGGTGGAGCTGGCAAGCCATCCTTGGTTCCTCGCGGTGCAATTCCATCCGGAGTTCACCTCCAGACCGAATCGTCCACAGCCGCTGTTCCAGGGCTTTGTACACGCGGCGCTGGCTTATTCTGAGCGTTAA
- a CDS encoding response regulator codes for MDKKKVLIVDDQNGIRVLLLEVFSSEGYNTFQAANGKIALEIVKRESPDLVLLDMKIPGMDGLEILKHIKAIDSSIKVIMMTAYGELDMIKEATDHGALMHFTKPFDIDEMRMEVNKQLQGGTSPGRFAVGS; via the coding sequence TTGGATAAGAAGAAGGTATTAATCGTAGATGATCAGAATGGAATCCGCGTATTGCTTCTAGAAGTATTCAGCAGCGAAGGCTATAACACATTTCAGGCTGCTAACGGCAAGATTGCCCTGGAAATTGTGAAGAGGGAGTCTCCGGACCTGGTGTTGCTTGATATGAAGATACCGGGCATGGACGGACTCGAAATTTTGAAGCATATCAAAGCGATTGATTCTTCGATTAAGGTGATTATGATGACGGCCTACGGAGAGCTGGACATGATCAAGGAAGCAACGGATCATGGCGCGCTGATGCATTTCACGAAGCCGTTCGACATCGACGAGATGCGCATGGAAGTGAATAAGCAGCTTCAGGGCGGCACCAGTCCCGGCCGCTTCGCGGTGGGCTCGTAA